In one window of Musa acuminata AAA Group cultivar baxijiao chromosome BXJ3-2, Cavendish_Baxijiao_AAA, whole genome shotgun sequence DNA:
- the LOC104000221 gene encoding DNA repair RAD52-like protein 1, mitochondrial: MASFARNRFLLSRSYASVAAKSNLAKQSPPFEPAPAAAMVKDGEEVPAPVIGRPLSDILKELNKKVPESLIRTRTEDGFTIRYIPWHFVNRILNLHAPEWSGEVRSIVYSADGKSVSVVYRVTLYGTDAEVHREATGTASTTDTDFGDPLQKAEAMAFRRACARLGLGLYLYHEDML; encoded by the exons ATGGCAAGCTTTGCGCGAAACCGCTTCCTCCTCTCCCGCTCCTATGCCTCCGTCGCGGCCAAGTCGAACTTGGCGAAGCAGAGCCCTCCCTTCGAGCCGGCGCCGGCTGCTGCGATGGTGAAGGACGGAGAGGAGGTCCCCGCGCCGGTCATCGGCCGGCCCCTCTCGGATATCCTCAAAGAGCTCAACAAGAAGGTTCCCGAGTCACTCATCAGGACCCGAACCGAGGACGGCTTCACCATAAGATACATTCCTTG GCATTTCGTCAATCGAATTCTGAATTTACATGCTCCTG AATGGTCTGGCGAGGTCCGAAGCATTGTTTATTCAGCTGATGGAAAGTCGGTCTCTGTTGTTTATCGTGTAACTCTATATGGAACTGATGCAGAG GTTCATAGAGAAGCTACTGGAACAGCTTCGACCACGGATACGGACTTCGGAGACCCGCTGCAGAAGGCAGAAGCAATGGCATTCCGGCGAGCATGTGCACGCCTTGGGCTTGGACTTTATCTTTACCATGAAGATATGTTATAA
- the LOC104000222 gene encoding pentatricopeptide repeat-containing protein At1g10270 — MSFYRHLLLLRSLRAAPDRCRPLLFGALSAPSRPFAFSSAEEAAAERRRRKRRLRIEPPLHALRRDPNAPRPPRDPNAPRLPDSTSALVGPRLNLHNRVQSLIRAGDLDAASSTARHAVFSSVRPTVFTCNAITASMLRAGRLDDVVALFSFFFNQSNIVPNVVSYNILINAHCNAGRVDVALDVYRHVLDNAPFSPSYVTYRHLTKGLVDADRIQEAIDLLREMLNRGHGADSIVYNTLMAGFIDRGNMEKALELFDELRERCLVYDGVVHSTLMEAYFKRGMDKEAMESYQSLLDRQFKMTPVTCNTLIETLLKHDKLAEANKMFENMLENHTPPSFTAINTDTYNLMVNQRFKEGKILEAIEVFHRQPKKPCIMDVSCFNNIIGKLCENGLLSEAEKLFEEMPEKSVNPDATTYQFLVDACFREGRTDDALEYFKKTIESSGGSPGFRVDVGFYNMMFEGLVKAGRTNQALETFGKMWERGLKPNRTSFEVLVTQLCKEGNLDGGRELLEQMLRSQINASPEFTAFVFDTFGNAGRSQEIQGLFAGNSGNVASQTEQVAVMN; from the coding sequence ATGTCTTTCtaccgccacctcctcctcctccgctcccTCCGCGCGGCCCCCGACCGCTGCCGTCCCCTGCTGTTCGGCGCCCTCTCCGCTCCCTCCCGCCCCTTCGCCTTCTCCTCCGCCGAGGAGGCGGCGGCCGAGCGTCGCCGCCGCAAGCGCCGCCTCCGCATCGAGCCCCCCCTCCACGCCCTCCGCCGCGACCCCAACGCCCCGCGCCCCCCGCGCGACCCCAACGCCCCTCGCCTCCCGGACTCCACCTCCGCCCTCGTCGGCCCCCGCCTCAATCTTCACAACCGCGTCCAGTCCCTCATCCGCGCCGGCGACCTCGACGCGGCGTCCTCCACCGCCCGCCACGCCGTCTTCTCCTCAGTTCGCCCCACCGTCTTCACCTGCAATGCTATCACCGCCTCCATGCTTCGCGCCGGTCGCCTTGATGATGTCGTCGccctcttttccttcttcttcaatcagTCCAACATCGTCCCTAACGTCGTCTCCTATAACATCCTCATCAACGCCCACTGCAACGCTGGCCGCGTCGACGTCGCCCTCGACGTCTACCGCCACGTCCTCGACAACGCCCCCTTTTCCCCCTCCTACGTCACCTATCGCCACCTCACCAAGGGCCTCGTCGATGCGGACCGTATCCAGGAAGCTATCGACCTACTCCGTGAGATGCTCAACCGCGGCCACGGCGCCGACTCCATCGTCTACAACACCCTCATGGCTGGCTTTATCGACCGTGGGAACATGGAGAAGGCCCTGGAGCTCTTTGATGAGCTCCGTGAGCGCTGCCTGGTCTACGATGGGGTCGTGCACTCGACCCTGATGGAGGCTTACTTCAAGCGTGGGATGGACAAGGAGGCGATGGAGTCGTACCAGTCGCTGCTTGACCGACAGTTCAAGATGACCCCCGTCACCTGCAACACCCTCATCGAGACTTTGCTGAAGCACGATAAGTTGGCCGAGGCCAATAAGATGTTTGAGAATATGCTCGAGAACCACACACCACCCAGCTTCACGGCTATCAACACAGACACTTATAATTTGATGGTGAATCAACGTTTCAAGGAAGGGAAGATCTTGGAAGCCATCGAGGTATTCCACCGGCAGCCCAAGAAACCATGCATAATGGACGTCAGCTGCTTCAATAACATCATTGGGAAGCTCTGTGAGAACGGATTGCTTTCTGAGGCAGAAAAGCTGTTCGAAGAAATGCCTGAAAAGTCAGTCAATCCGGATGCAACCACTTATCAGTTTCTGGTCGATGCATGCTTCAGGGAAGGGAGGACAGACGATGCATTGGAGTACTTCAAGAAGACAATCGAGAGTAGTGGGGGAAGCCCTGGCTTTAGGGTTGATGTGGGATTCTACAACATGATGTTTGAGGGATTGGTGAAGGCAGGGAGGACCAATCAAGCATTGGAGACTTTTGGGAAGATGTGGGAGAGGGGGCTTAAACCAAATAGAACAAGTTTTGAGGTTTTGGTTACTCAACTGTGCAAAGAAGGAAACTTGGATGGAGGACGAGAGTTGTTGGAACAGATGCTAAGAAGCCAGATAAATGCTTCCCCTGAATTCACTGCATTTGTGTTTGATACTTTTGGCAATGCAGGACGAAGTCAGGAGATACAAGGGCTATTTGCTGGGAACTCAGGCAATGTTGCTTCTCAAACAGAACAGGTAGCAGTTATGAACTAG